In Solanum lycopersicum chromosome 5, SLM_r2.1, the following are encoded in one genomic region:
- the LOC101260434 gene encoding uncharacterized protein isoform X1, protein MKMRGYSFFTATLIFAVSICFSSTPVDSLPRDSFKSILGEGNLESWKDGVLHSTDMAQAPGGHASTLVLAGNRTRRPDFLSGFHKYRGGWDIANKHYWASVGFTGVAGIILALLWFVSFGLALVVHYCCGWNINIRDGDRHFSERICLIVLIILTCAAAIGCILLSVGQDDFHGEALDTLKYVVNQSDYTEQTLRNVTQYLLLAKTVNVAQIFLPSDVKDDIDRLNGDLTSAADKLEEKTNENSGKIRRVFNSVRSALITVAVVMLLISILGLCLSILGYQHTIYIFIISGWLLVAFTFVLYGVFVIINNAISDTCMAMGEWVDNPHAESALSNILPCVDPRTTNQTLFKSKQVTVDLVNIVNGFIDTYANSNPSNHVNSNYYNQSGPVMPRLCYPYDSQLQDLPCLADQVSMANSSMVWQNYTCSISEAGTCTSIGRLTPDMYEQLVATVNISYALEHYAPPLLNLQNCNFVRDTFKNITANHCPPLEHHLRVVNAGLAVISVGVMLSLALWIVYANRPQREEVFAKLSSRIKNSCNGKNVSCSNSNIDLSSRGTTPKIGV, encoded by the exons ATGAAGATGAGGGGTTATTCATTCTTTACTGCTACTCTTATTTTTGCTGTTTCCATTTGTTTCAGCTCAACTCCTGTTGATTCTTTACCAAGAGACTCTTTTAAGTCCATTTTAG GTGAGGGAAATTTGGAATCATGGAAGGATGGTGTATTGCACTCTACAGATATGGCACAAGCACCAGGTGGGCATGCGAGCACACTCGTGCTGGCGGGAAACAGGACGAGAAGGCCAGACTTTCTTTCTGGTTTCCACAAATACAGAGGTGGATGGGATATTGCCAATAAACACTACTGGGCA TCTGTTGGTTTTACAGGTGTTGCTGGTATCATACTCGCTCTGCTGTGGTTTGTTTCTTTTGGATTGGCTCTTGTAGTGCATTATTGCTGCGGATGGAATATCAATATTAGAGACGGAGATCGACATTTTTCAGAGAGAATTTGCCTGATCGTGCTTATTATCTTGACATGTGCTGCAGC TATCGGGTGCATTCTTCTTTCTGTTGGACAAGATGATTTTCACGGTGAAGCATTGGACACACTAAAATATGTTGTAAACCAGTCAGATTACACTGAACAGACATTGAGAAATGTAACACAATACCTGTTACTCGCAAAAACTGTAAATGTGGCCCAAATTTTCCTCCCTTCAGACGTAAAAGATGATATCGATCGCCTAAATGGAGACCTAACTTCTGCAGCAGATAAACTTGAGGAGAAAACAAATGAAAACTCAGGAAAGATACGAAGGGTCTTCAATTCTGT GAGGTCAGCTTTGATCACTGTTGCTGTTGTCATGCTTCTCATCTCTATTCTGGGTCTTT GCCTTTCTATCCTTGGCTATCAACACACAATTTACAT ATTTATCATTAGCGGATGGTTGCTGGTGGCATTTACATTCGTTCTCTATGGAGTTTTTGTCATTATTAACAA TGCAATTTCAGACACTTGTATGGCAATGGGAGAGTGGGTGGACAATCCTCATGCCGAAAGTGCTCTTAGCAACATCCTTCCATGTGTTGACCCAAGAACTACAAACCAGACACTATTCAAGAGCAAACAAGTCACTGTTGATCTCGTAAATATTGTTAACGGATTTATAGACACATATGCAAATTCCAATCCATCTAATCATGTCAATTCAAATTACTATAACCAGTCAGGACCTGTTATGCCACGTCTCTGCTATCCATATGACTCACAATTGCAAGATCTGCCCTGCCTGGCTGATCAAGTGTCTATGGCAAATTCTTCAATG GTTTGGCAGAATTATACTTGCAGTATATCTGAGGCCGGAACGTGTACTAGCATCGGTAGGCTGACGCCCGACATGTACGAACAGCTAGTGGCAACGGTCAACATAAGCTACGCTCTCGAACATTATGCACCACCACTGCTTAATCTCCAGAACTGCAATTTTGTCCGCGATACATTCAAGAACATCACAGCCAATCACTGCCCTCCGTTGGAACACCATCTCCGAGTTGTGAATGCAGGGCTAGCCGTCATCTCAGTTGGAGTCATGCTAAGCCTCGCGTTGTGGATAGTATATGCAAACCGCCCCCAAAGGGAGGAAGTGTTTGCAAAGCTCTCTTCGCGTATAAAGAACAGCTGCAATGGTAAGAATGTTAGCTGCAGCAACAGTAACATTGATTTGTCATCTAGAGGCACAACTCCAAAAATTGGAGTGTAG
- the LOC101260434 gene encoding uncharacterized protein isoform X2, whose product MGEGEGNLESWKDGVLHSTDMAQAPGGHASTLVLAGNRTRRPDFLSGFHKYRGGWDIANKHYWASVGFTGVAGIILALLWFVSFGLALVVHYCCGWNINIRDGDRHFSERICLIVLIILTCAAAIGCILLSVGQDDFHGEALDTLKYVVNQSDYTEQTLRNVTQYLLLAKTVNVAQIFLPSDVKDDIDRLNGDLTSAADKLEEKTNENSGKIRRVFNSVRSALITVAVVMLLISILGLCLSILGYQHTIYIFIISGWLLVAFTFVLYGVFVIINNAISDTCMAMGEWVDNPHAESALSNILPCVDPRTTNQTLFKSKQVTVDLVNIVNGFIDTYANSNPSNHVNSNYYNQSGPVMPRLCYPYDSQLQDLPCLADQVSMANSSMVWQNYTCSISEAGTCTSIGRLTPDMYEQLVATVNISYALEHYAPPLLNLQNCNFVRDTFKNITANHCPPLEHHLRVVNAGLAVISVGVMLSLALWIVYANRPQREEVFAKLSSRIKNSCNGKNVSCSNSNIDLSSRGTTPKIGV is encoded by the exons ATGGGAGAAG GTGAGGGAAATTTGGAATCATGGAAGGATGGTGTATTGCACTCTACAGATATGGCACAAGCACCAGGTGGGCATGCGAGCACACTCGTGCTGGCGGGAAACAGGACGAGAAGGCCAGACTTTCTTTCTGGTTTCCACAAATACAGAGGTGGATGGGATATTGCCAATAAACACTACTGGGCA TCTGTTGGTTTTACAGGTGTTGCTGGTATCATACTCGCTCTGCTGTGGTTTGTTTCTTTTGGATTGGCTCTTGTAGTGCATTATTGCTGCGGATGGAATATCAATATTAGAGACGGAGATCGACATTTTTCAGAGAGAATTTGCCTGATCGTGCTTATTATCTTGACATGTGCTGCAGC TATCGGGTGCATTCTTCTTTCTGTTGGACAAGATGATTTTCACGGTGAAGCATTGGACACACTAAAATATGTTGTAAACCAGTCAGATTACACTGAACAGACATTGAGAAATGTAACACAATACCTGTTACTCGCAAAAACTGTAAATGTGGCCCAAATTTTCCTCCCTTCAGACGTAAAAGATGATATCGATCGCCTAAATGGAGACCTAACTTCTGCAGCAGATAAACTTGAGGAGAAAACAAATGAAAACTCAGGAAAGATACGAAGGGTCTTCAATTCTGT GAGGTCAGCTTTGATCACTGTTGCTGTTGTCATGCTTCTCATCTCTATTCTGGGTCTTT GCCTTTCTATCCTTGGCTATCAACACACAATTTACAT ATTTATCATTAGCGGATGGTTGCTGGTGGCATTTACATTCGTTCTCTATGGAGTTTTTGTCATTATTAACAA TGCAATTTCAGACACTTGTATGGCAATGGGAGAGTGGGTGGACAATCCTCATGCCGAAAGTGCTCTTAGCAACATCCTTCCATGTGTTGACCCAAGAACTACAAACCAGACACTATTCAAGAGCAAACAAGTCACTGTTGATCTCGTAAATATTGTTAACGGATTTATAGACACATATGCAAATTCCAATCCATCTAATCATGTCAATTCAAATTACTATAACCAGTCAGGACCTGTTATGCCACGTCTCTGCTATCCATATGACTCACAATTGCAAGATCTGCCCTGCCTGGCTGATCAAGTGTCTATGGCAAATTCTTCAATG GTTTGGCAGAATTATACTTGCAGTATATCTGAGGCCGGAACGTGTACTAGCATCGGTAGGCTGACGCCCGACATGTACGAACAGCTAGTGGCAACGGTCAACATAAGCTACGCTCTCGAACATTATGCACCACCACTGCTTAATCTCCAGAACTGCAATTTTGTCCGCGATACATTCAAGAACATCACAGCCAATCACTGCCCTCCGTTGGAACACCATCTCCGAGTTGTGAATGCAGGGCTAGCCGTCATCTCAGTTGGAGTCATGCTAAGCCTCGCGTTGTGGATAGTATATGCAAACCGCCCCCAAAGGGAGGAAGTGTTTGCAAAGCTCTCTTCGCGTATAAAGAACAGCTGCAATGGTAAGAATGTTAGCTGCAGCAACAGTAACATTGATTTGTCATCTAGAGGCACAACTCCAAAAATTGGAGTGTAG
- the LOC101260726 gene encoding uncharacterized protein, protein MGDHFVFLVDRLLTESSLEAAIQSRDPKLQPSSITKSSVTDCSSQDSDPLSPRKMVECRICQDEDVDSNMEVPCSCCGSLKYAHRRCVQRWCNEKGDTICEICHQPFRPGYTAPPPIFRLGGIPMNFRGNWGIVRRDLNNPRLLAVVSSNRNFINSDDYDDDYAVSTSRSMMCCRSVAMIFMLLLVLRHTLPIIVNQAQDYSFPLVMLLLLRIAGIVLPIYIIMKAVTSCYRHQRQQAVLPISSSDEESDPVIHQPPIIIAP, encoded by the exons ATGGGAGATCACTTTGTGTTTCTGGTTGATCGGTTGCTAACTGAATCCAGTTTGGAGGCTGCAATTCAAAGTAGAGACCCGAAACTGCAACCATCATCGATAACAAAAAGCTCGGTAACTGATTGCTCTTCCCAGGATTCTGATCCTCTGAGTCCTAGGAAGATGGTCGAATGCAGGATATGCCAAGATGAAGATGTGGATTCAAATATGGAAGTTCCTTGCTCTTGCTGCGGTAGCTTGAAG TATGCACATCGGAGATGTGTGCAAAGGTGGTGTAACGAGAAGGGTGATACCATTTGTGAGATATGCCACCAG CCTTTTAGGCCTGGTTATACGGCACCTCCCCCAATTTTTCGACTTGGAGGCATCCCAATGAACTTTAG GGGAAACTGGGGAATTGTTAGAAGAGACTTGAATAACCCTCGTCTGTTAGCTGTCGTTTCAAGTAATCGTAATTTCATCAACTCTGATGACTATGATGATGACTATGCCGTCTCTACATCAAGAAGCATGATGTGTTGTCGTTCAGTTgcaatgatt TTTATGCTGCTTCTGGTTTTACGACACACTCTTCCCATCATAGTGAATCAAGCACAGGACTATTCGTTCCCTTTGGTCATG CTACTGCTGCTGAGGATTGCTGGCATTGTTCTGCCTATCTACATCATAATGAAAGCAGTGACCTCTTGCTACCGTCACCAACGCCAGCAG GCTGTTTTACCTATCTCCTCGTCTGATGAAGAGTCTGACCCCGTGATACATCAACCTCCCATCATCATCGCCCCTTGA
- the LOC101260137 gene encoding probable ribose-5-phosphate isomerase 2, with protein MAVAYPQFFGTKKVDTSLMVSSSSSVSPVILSQDELKKIAAYKAVEFVESGMVVGLGTGSTAKHAVDKIAELLHSGKLKNIVGIPTSKITHEQAVSLGIPLSDLNKHPIVDLAIDGADEVDPQMNLVKGRGGSLLREKMVEAATKKFIVIVDESKLVNYIGGSGLAMPVEIVPFCWEFTLKRLEMLFIEAGCVGKLRTTGGGGDEEPYVTDNGNYIIDLYFKKDMGDLKDASDAILRLAGVVEHGMFIDMATTVIVAGKLGVSVTNKL; from the coding sequence ATGGCTGTTGCATACCCTCAATTTTTTGGGACAAAGAAAGTTGACACTTCATTGATGGTGTCATCATCTTCCTCTGTTTCCCCTGTTATTTTATCTCAAGATGAGTTGAAAAAGATAGCTGCTTATAAAGCTGTGGAGTTTGTGGAGTCTGGTATGGTTGTTGGTTTAGGTACAGGGTCAACAGCAAAGCATGCTGTTGATAAAATAGCTGAGCTTTTACATAGTGGTAAGTTAAAGAACATTGTAGGGATTCCCACTTCAAAGATTACTCATGAACAAGCTGTTTCACTTGGTATCCCTTTATCAGATCTGAATAAACATCCTATTGTTGATTTAGCTATTGATGGTGCTGATGAAGTTGACCCTCAAATGAATTTGGTTAAAGGGAGAGGAGGGTCATTGCTTAGGGAGAAAATGGTTGAGGCTGCTACTAAGAagtttattgttattgttgatgAGTCAAAATTGGTGAATTACATAGGTGGTAGTGGACTTGCTATGCCTGTTGAGATTGTTCCCTTTTGTTGGGAGTTTACATTGAAGAGGCTTGAGATGTTGTTTATTGAAGCTGGATGTGTTGGAAAGTTGAGAACAACAGGTGGAGGTGGAGATGAAGAGCCTTATGTTACTGATAATGgtaattatattattgatttgtatTTCAAGAAGGATATGGGTGATTTGAAAGATGCAAGTGATGCAATTTTGAGACTTGCTGGTGTTGTTGAGCATGGCATGTTTATTGATATGGCTACTACTGTGATTGTTGCTGGAAAACTTGGTGTCTCTGTGACTAATAAGTTATAG
- the LOC101260434 gene encoding uncharacterized protein isoform X3: protein MMLCEGNLESWKDGVLHSTDMAQAPGGHASTLVLAGNRTRRPDFLSGFHKYRGGWDIANKHYWASVGFTGVAGIILALLWFVSFGLALVVHYCCGWNINIRDGDRHFSERICLIVLIILTCAAAIGCILLSVGQDDFHGEALDTLKYVVNQSDYTEQTLRNVTQYLLLAKTVNVAQIFLPSDVKDDIDRLNGDLTSAADKLEEKTNENSGKIRRVFNSVRSALITVAVVMLLISILGLCLSILGYQHTIYIFIISGWLLVAFTFVLYGVFVIINNAISDTCMAMGEWVDNPHAESALSNILPCVDPRTTNQTLFKSKQVTVDLVNIVNGFIDTYANSNPSNHVNSNYYNQSGPVMPRLCYPYDSQLQDLPCLADQVSMANSSMVWQNYTCSISEAGTCTSIGRLTPDMYEQLVATVNISYALEHYAPPLLNLQNCNFVRDTFKNITANHCPPLEHHLRVVNAGLAVISVGVMLSLALWIVYANRPQREEVFAKLSSRIKNSCNGKNVSCSNSNIDLSSRGTTPKIGV from the exons ATGATGCTAT GTGAGGGAAATTTGGAATCATGGAAGGATGGTGTATTGCACTCTACAGATATGGCACAAGCACCAGGTGGGCATGCGAGCACACTCGTGCTGGCGGGAAACAGGACGAGAAGGCCAGACTTTCTTTCTGGTTTCCACAAATACAGAGGTGGATGGGATATTGCCAATAAACACTACTGGGCA TCTGTTGGTTTTACAGGTGTTGCTGGTATCATACTCGCTCTGCTGTGGTTTGTTTCTTTTGGATTGGCTCTTGTAGTGCATTATTGCTGCGGATGGAATATCAATATTAGAGACGGAGATCGACATTTTTCAGAGAGAATTTGCCTGATCGTGCTTATTATCTTGACATGTGCTGCAGC TATCGGGTGCATTCTTCTTTCTGTTGGACAAGATGATTTTCACGGTGAAGCATTGGACACACTAAAATATGTTGTAAACCAGTCAGATTACACTGAACAGACATTGAGAAATGTAACACAATACCTGTTACTCGCAAAAACTGTAAATGTGGCCCAAATTTTCCTCCCTTCAGACGTAAAAGATGATATCGATCGCCTAAATGGAGACCTAACTTCTGCAGCAGATAAACTTGAGGAGAAAACAAATGAAAACTCAGGAAAGATACGAAGGGTCTTCAATTCTGT GAGGTCAGCTTTGATCACTGTTGCTGTTGTCATGCTTCTCATCTCTATTCTGGGTCTTT GCCTTTCTATCCTTGGCTATCAACACACAATTTACAT ATTTATCATTAGCGGATGGTTGCTGGTGGCATTTACATTCGTTCTCTATGGAGTTTTTGTCATTATTAACAA TGCAATTTCAGACACTTGTATGGCAATGGGAGAGTGGGTGGACAATCCTCATGCCGAAAGTGCTCTTAGCAACATCCTTCCATGTGTTGACCCAAGAACTACAAACCAGACACTATTCAAGAGCAAACAAGTCACTGTTGATCTCGTAAATATTGTTAACGGATTTATAGACACATATGCAAATTCCAATCCATCTAATCATGTCAATTCAAATTACTATAACCAGTCAGGACCTGTTATGCCACGTCTCTGCTATCCATATGACTCACAATTGCAAGATCTGCCCTGCCTGGCTGATCAAGTGTCTATGGCAAATTCTTCAATG GTTTGGCAGAATTATACTTGCAGTATATCTGAGGCCGGAACGTGTACTAGCATCGGTAGGCTGACGCCCGACATGTACGAACAGCTAGTGGCAACGGTCAACATAAGCTACGCTCTCGAACATTATGCACCACCACTGCTTAATCTCCAGAACTGCAATTTTGTCCGCGATACATTCAAGAACATCACAGCCAATCACTGCCCTCCGTTGGAACACCATCTCCGAGTTGTGAATGCAGGGCTAGCCGTCATCTCAGTTGGAGTCATGCTAAGCCTCGCGTTGTGGATAGTATATGCAAACCGCCCCCAAAGGGAGGAAGTGTTTGCAAAGCTCTCTTCGCGTATAAAGAACAGCTGCAATGGTAAGAATGTTAGCTGCAGCAACAGTAACATTGATTTGTCATCTAGAGGCACAACTCCAAAAATTGGAGTGTAG